Proteins encoded in a region of the Vicia villosa cultivar HV-30 ecotype Madison, WI linkage group LG5, Vvil1.0, whole genome shotgun sequence genome:
- the LOC131604560 gene encoding adenylate kinase 3-like, translating to MSVPVKALDSAETKRSTTLMANGSKRRRLGFTPMFEVCNATIREWKSVAVVQMLEKQMGPESFRRILQTIVTRAQDKVRSVKTLSNKEFQHFANKVGNLERPFLKVFFPRWVGSCGCPNLRMGYCLCHLATSDMLRAAVVAKTPLGIKAKDAMEKGELVSDDLVVGIIDEAIKKPSCQKGFILDGFPRTVVQAQKVLHCLTSELLSEFLLFEILGLCVKRRMT from the exons ATGTCGGTGCCGGTGAAAGCGCTAGATTCAGCGGAAACAAAGCGATCTACAACTCTGATGGCTAATGGAAGCAAGCGACGGCGGCTAGGGTTTACGCCGATGTTTGAAGTTTGTAATGCAACAATAAGAGAATGGAAGTCTGTGGCAGTTGTTCAGATGCTGGAAAAGCAAATGGGTCCTGAATCTTTCCGTAGAATTTTGCAAACTATAGTTACTCGGGCTCAAGATAAAGTACGCTCAGTGAAAACACTTAGTAATAAGGAGTTTCAACATTTTGCTAATAAGGTTGGAAATTTAGAACGTCCTTTTCTTAAAGTTTTCTTCCCCCGTTGGGTCGGTTCTTGTGGATGTCCTAATTTAAGGATGGG ATACTGCTTATGCCACTTAGCTACTAGTGATATGTTGAGAGCCGCTGTTGTAGCTAAGACCCCTCTTGGTATTAAGGCGAAAGATGCTATGGAAAAG GGagaacttgtttctgatgacttgGTTGTTGGCATTATTGATGAAGCAATTAAGAAACCATCATGTCAAAAAGGTTTCATTCTTGATGGTTTTCCAAGAACTGTGGTCCAAGCACAGAAGGTATTGCATTGTTTGACATCTGAGCTACTCAGTGAGTTTCTTTTGTTCGAAATATTGGGATTGTGTGTAAAAAGAAGAATGACTTGA